Proteins from a single region of Selenomonadales bacterium:
- a CDS encoding aldo/keto reductase yields MRLPLLEATPDAHGNVAEERRIDEALATAMLRFAIDQGVNYVDTAYNYHGGQSEWVVGRALSDGYREKVKLATKLPCWLVKEPADFDRLLDEQLKKLNVSHIDFYLLHALRRESWDKVKALGVLEFLNRAVADGRIMYPAFSIHDEFPVFKEILDAHPWAMCQIQLNYMDEDYQAGLAGLQYAGHKGVPVVIMEPLRGGKLAQEPPEEIKQVWKQSKKKRTPAEWAFRWVCDFPETTVVLSGMSTMEQVRENVKIFDNLKPPCLDLQEGFLIDKVRQIYRQRMAIGCTQCGYCMPCPANVSIPHILDLYNDYAMFGSAEGAFLTYKALVARGRDAAQCVECGKCEDACPQQLQIVRALREAHTALQK; encoded by the coding sequence ATGCGCTTGCCCTTGCTCGAGGCTACACCGGACGCACACGGCAACGTCGCCGAAGAGCGCCGCATTGACGAAGCCTTAGCTACGGCCATGCTTCGTTTCGCCATCGACCAAGGTGTAAACTATGTGGATACGGCCTACAACTACCACGGCGGACAGAGCGAATGGGTGGTGGGGCGTGCGCTATCTGATGGCTACCGCGAGAAAGTTAAGCTTGCCACCAAGCTCCCCTGCTGGCTGGTCAAAGAACCGGCAGATTTCGACCGCCTGCTCGATGAGCAGCTGAAGAAACTCAACGTCTCACATATAGACTTTTATCTGCTCCACGCACTCCGCCGTGAATCGTGGGACAAGGTTAAAGCACTTGGTGTATTGGAGTTCCTCAACCGCGCAGTAGCCGACGGCCGCATTATGTATCCTGCCTTTTCGATACACGACGAGTTTCCCGTATTTAAGGAAATCCTCGACGCACATCCTTGGGCTATGTGCCAGATTCAGCTTAACTACATGGACGAGGACTATCAGGCGGGACTTGCGGGGCTGCAGTATGCCGGCCACAAGGGTGTACCTGTGGTAATCATGGAGCCGTTACGGGGTGGCAAGCTAGCCCAAGAGCCGCCCGAGGAAATTAAGCAGGTGTGGAAGCAGTCCAAAAAGAAAAGGACGCCGGCGGAGTGGGCTTTCCGCTGGGTATGCGACTTTCCGGAGACCACAGTCGTGCTTAGCGGCATGTCGACCATGGAGCAAGTACGCGAGAACGTCAAGATTTTTGACAACCTCAAGCCACCGTGCCTTGACCTGCAAGAAGGTTTCCTTATAGATAAGGTGAGACAAATCTACCGCCAACGCATGGCCATCGGCTGCACACAGTGTGGGTACTGCATGCCCTGTCCCGCGAACGTCAGCATCCCCCACATTCTCGACTTGTACAACGATTACGCCATGTTCGGCTCAGCCGAGGGAGCATTCCTGACCTATAAGGCCCTCGTGGCCCGCGGCCGTGACGCCGCGCAGTGTGTAGAGTGCGGCAAGTGCGAGGACGCCTGCCCGCAGCAGCTGCAGATTGTACGCGCCCTGCGCGAAGCACACACTGCCCTGCAGAAATAA
- a CDS encoding extracellular solute-binding protein encodes MNKKSMYLVLGVVAVALAFLLGGMIDLFPAEEAAAKPEFVNVYTSRHYGVEPVFERFTRETGIQVRFTTGSDAVLRERLRAEGKNTPADVYMAVDAGNLWLAGEAGLLAPLESQVLRDNIPAHLRDAGNRWFGLTRRVRTILYHPDRVNPAELSTYEALTDPKWAGRLVMRPATHSYTQSLVSSLIAAHGPARAEEIVRGWVANRPTLIDSDTRILEALAAGQGDVAITNHYYLGRLLQANPQFPIRVFWANQNDRGAHQNISGAGVTTHAPNRANAIKLLEWLATAGQADFASSNHEYPANPNATSHPIIVGFGEFKADPLNIGEFGRLQAEAVQILDRAGYR; translated from the coding sequence ATGAACAAGAAATCCATGTACTTAGTCCTAGGGGTCGTGGCCGTGGCTCTGGCCTTTTTGCTCGGCGGGATGATTGACCTGTTTCCGGCGGAAGAGGCGGCCGCTAAGCCCGAATTCGTCAACGTATATACATCCCGTCATTATGGTGTAGAGCCCGTTTTCGAGAGATTCACCCGCGAAACCGGCATTCAGGTGCGTTTTACTACCGGTAGCGACGCCGTGTTGCGCGAGCGTTTGCGCGCTGAGGGCAAAAACACTCCGGCCGACGTGTACATGGCTGTTGATGCCGGCAACCTTTGGTTAGCAGGCGAAGCCGGGCTCTTAGCGCCGCTTGAGAGCCAAGTGTTGCGCGACAACATTCCCGCGCACCTGCGCGATGCGGGCAACCGCTGGTTCGGCCTTACGCGCCGCGTGCGGACTATCCTCTATCACCCCGACCGCGTAAATCCGGCAGAGCTGTCCACTTACGAGGCGCTGACCGATCCTAAGTGGGCAGGTCGTTTGGTAATGCGTCCGGCTACACACTCCTACACGCAATCGCTTGTGTCAAGTCTTATCGCCGCGCACGGCCCTGCCCGGGCAGAAGAGATCGTAAGAGGTTGGGTGGCCAATAGACCGACTCTAATCGACAGCGATACCCGCATCTTAGAAGCACTGGCCGCAGGTCAAGGTGATGTGGCAATCACTAATCATTACTACCTCGGTCGACTCCTCCAAGCTAATCCACAGTTCCCGATTCGCGTCTTTTGGGCTAACCAAAACGACCGCGGCGCGCACCAAAACATCAGCGGCGCCGGTGTAACTACCCATGCACCGAACCGCGCTAACGCCATTAAGCTCTTAGAGTGGCTAGCCACAGCAGGGCAGGCAGATTTCGCGAGCTCTAACCACGAGTACCCCGCGAATCCTAACGCCACCTCGCATCCAATTATCGTCGGTTTCGGCGAGTTTAAGGCTGACCCTCTAAACATCGGGGAGTTCGGTCGCCTGCAAGCTGAGGCTGTGCAAATCCTTGACCGCGCTGGATATAGATAA
- a CDS encoding iron ABC transporter permease, with the protein MTNNTSITQVVRDKRPLGLLSLLPFIVVALTLLPVLVVASSLFTPTWPVWQHLWSTILPELLLNTAVLLTGVGIGTLALGTSLAWLVTAYDFPGKRTFEWLLVLPMAMPAYIMGFVYMAIFDFAGPVQTYLRAQGLDALVFWEIRSGFGAITVMTLVLYPYVYLLAKAGFAEQSGSALEAAKVLGSSKTRLFLQVVLPLARPSIVAGVSLALMEALADFATVRYFNFPTVADGILRVWHGLMDLGAASEMAGLLAMLALLLLLSEQRLRNRRAYHQVRGKGQGLPTMFLGGWRGLVAAGICSFVVFAAFGLPLTQLLLWGSRELSQLTAGTLAVYVRLAANSLSLAGIAAAVAVAVALLVASLTRLKSGALSRLLTRVVTTGYALPGAVIAVGILLPLSALDRSINAVAVAWWGVAPGLIFTGSIVGLIYAYTVRFMAVAYNSVDSSLEKIPPNTVLAARVLGATPLRLITEVQLPLILPGLMAGAILVFVDVMKELPITLMLRPLGYDTLAIWVWQMAAESLWASTALPALVIVLVGLIPIKLLLSQSK; encoded by the coding sequence ATGACAAACAACACTAGCATCACGCAAGTTGTGCGGGACAAAAGGCCGCTTGGCCTTTTGTCCTTGCTTCCGTTTATTGTGGTTGCTCTCACGCTCCTGCCCGTATTGGTGGTGGCATCTTCGCTTTTTACGCCAACTTGGCCCGTGTGGCAACACCTTTGGAGCACAATTCTGCCTGAGCTACTGCTCAATACGGCGGTGCTGCTGACAGGTGTGGGCATCGGTACGCTGGCTTTAGGTACTTCCCTAGCCTGGCTCGTTACGGCATACGATTTCCCCGGGAAGCGCACGTTTGAGTGGCTCCTGGTTTTGCCCATGGCGATGCCCGCCTACATTATGGGGTTTGTGTATATGGCCATCTTTGACTTTGCCGGGCCTGTGCAGACCTACCTCCGCGCACAAGGGTTAGATGCGCTAGTCTTCTGGGAGATTCGGTCAGGCTTTGGTGCCATCACAGTAATGACACTTGTGCTCTACCCCTATGTATATCTCCTCGCTAAGGCAGGGTTCGCCGAGCAGTCAGGTTCGGCGCTTGAGGCGGCGAAAGTCCTCGGCAGCAGCAAGACGCGCTTGTTCTTGCAGGTGGTCCTGCCTTTGGCGCGTCCCTCAATTGTGGCCGGGGTGTCGCTTGCGCTGATGGAAGCACTAGCCGATTTTGCGACTGTGCGCTACTTTAACTTCCCAACCGTGGCCGACGGAATCTTGCGCGTCTGGCACGGGCTGATGGACTTAGGCGCGGCCTCGGAGATGGCCGGCCTCTTGGCTATGCTGGCTTTGCTCCTTTTGCTGTCGGAGCAAAGGCTGCGCAATCGCCGCGCATACCATCAAGTGCGGGGAAAAGGGCAGGGGTTGCCTACCATGTTTTTGGGTGGGTGGCGCGGTCTGGTCGCGGCAGGCATTTGTAGTTTTGTAGTTTTTGCGGCTTTTGGGCTACCCCTCACGCAGCTTCTCTTGTGGGGCTCGCGCGAGCTAAGTCAGTTAACCGCGGGGACTTTAGCGGTCTATGTGCGACTTGCGGCCAACAGTCTCTCTCTTGCCGGGATTGCCGCTGCCGTCGCGGTGGCTGTCGCCCTGCTTGTGGCCAGCCTTACCCGCCTAAAGAGCGGTGCATTGTCGCGTCTCTTAACGCGTGTGGTTACTACGGGCTATGCGCTGCCCGGAGCCGTCATTGCCGTAGGCATCCTGCTGCCTTTGTCGGCACTTGACCGCAGTATCAACGCGGTAGCCGTAGCGTGGTGGGGTGTAGCCCCCGGCTTAATCTTTACGGGGTCTATTGTTGGGCTCATCTACGCATACACCGTGCGCTTTATGGCTGTCGCCTATAACAGCGTGGACTCCAGCCTAGAAAAAATCCCGCCAAACACAGTCTTAGCTGCGCGTGTTCTTGGTGCGACTCCCCTGCGGCTAATCACGGAGGTGCAACTGCCCTTAATTTTGCCGGGTCTTATGGCGGGGGCAATCTTAGTGTTTGTCGATGTGATGAAAGAGCTTCCCATCACACTAATGTTGCGCCCGCTTGGCTACGACACGCTGGCCATTTGGGTGTGGCAGATGGCCGCCGAGTCACTCTGGGCAAGTACCGCGCTGCCCGCGCTCGTCATTGTGTTGGTAGGCCTTATACCGATAAAGCTCCTCTTATCGCAGAGCAAATGA
- a CDS encoding ABC transporter ATP-binding protein has translation MTEEVCVASRLTSEPHVELNGLCKRYPDVTALYDLSLNVNRGEFFSLLGPSGCGKTTTLRLVAGLDCLSEGSIAIDGLLVSSPTYFMPPEKRGVGIVFQDYALFPHMTVYENVAFGLYGSPKAAITKRVGELLALVGLASAGQKYPHEMSGGQKQRVALARALAPAPKVMLLDEPFSNLDAELRAALRSETKEILRESGATVILVTHDQEEAFSLSDRVGLLSGGKLEQVGTPYEIYHHPASRFVADFVGRADYLPARVEGSFVVSRLGRFALSVPHPSNLSLGELLIRPDDVSIAPDTAGEATITDVRFLGAHALYTLRLDDGAILHSQGLSANLLAPCTRVAVTVNMRHTVVFGKA, from the coding sequence ATGACTGAAGAAGTCTGCGTGGCCAGTAGACTAACATCAGAGCCTCATGTCGAATTAAACGGATTATGCAAGCGCTATCCCGATGTGACAGCGCTCTATGACCTTAGCCTAAACGTCAATCGCGGCGAGTTTTTCTCCCTGCTAGGCCCGTCCGGATGCGGTAAGACGACAACCTTGCGACTCGTGGCCGGACTTGACTGTCTAAGCGAAGGTTCTATTGCGATTGACGGCTTGCTTGTGTCAAGCCCCACGTATTTTATGCCGCCGGAAAAGCGCGGTGTGGGCATAGTCTTTCAGGACTACGCCTTGTTTCCGCATATGACTGTGTACGAGAATGTGGCATTTGGCCTTTACGGTAGCCCAAAAGCTGCAATTACTAAGCGCGTCGGCGAGCTGCTGGCCCTAGTTGGGTTAGCTTCGGCGGGGCAAAAATACCCGCACGAAATGTCGGGCGGGCAAAAACAGCGCGTAGCATTAGCCCGCGCTCTCGCGCCCGCGCCTAAAGTTATGCTGCTTGACGAGCCTTTCTCTAACCTAGACGCAGAACTTAGGGCTGCTCTGCGCAGCGAAACCAAGGAAATCCTGCGCGAGAGCGGCGCAACGGTGATTTTGGTTACGCACGACCAAGAGGAAGCCTTTTCGCTCTCCGACCGCGTAGGTCTCTTAAGCGGCGGCAAGCTAGAGCAAGTGGGCACGCCTTACGAGATTTATCATCATCCCGCCAGCCGTTTCGTCGCCGATTTTGTCGGTCGCGCCGACTATCTGCCTGCCCGCGTGGAGGGCAGCTTCGTCGTGTCCCGCCTAGGTCGCTTCGCTTTATCCGTGCCGCACCCGAGCAACCTGTCTCTGGGAGAGCTCCTAATACGGCCTGACGACGTTTCCATCGCGCCCGATACGGCCGGAGAGGCCACCATAACGGATGTGCGCTTCCTTGGCGCGCACGCACTCTATACCCTGCGCTTAGATGACGGCGCCATCCTGCACTCGCAGGGACTGTCGGCTAATCTGCTCGCGCCTTGCACTCGCGTCGCCGTCACGGTAAACATGCGGCATACGGTGGTGTTTGGGAAGGCGTGA
- a CDS encoding RnfABCDGE type electron transport complex subunit D, protein MKMMRAVIIALIPATLAALWFYRLPALLLMMVSVGVAVGSEVLWQYATKKPVKIYDLSAVVTGMLFGLGLSPSLPLYIAAIGAAVAVIAGKQLFGGMGKNLFNPALFGRLFIVLAFPGTMSPWLTPIDMVTSATPLQLHRAGQATPAILDLFTGLVPGTIGEASALALLLGFAYLAYQKFANWRIPAGCVAAVAVWALLAGDNPLFHVFSGSLLLGALFMATDPFTSPRADLGRWVFGAAIGLGIMAMRFFSPLPEGTSFAILGLNAAVPLINKYTAKKKKPQTAKR, encoded by the coding sequence TTGAAGATGATGCGTGCGGTGATTATTGCGCTTATTCCGGCCACGCTTGCCGCGCTATGGTTCTACAGACTGCCGGCACTGCTCTTAATGATGGTAAGTGTCGGCGTAGCTGTCGGCAGTGAGGTTCTCTGGCAGTATGCCACGAAGAAGCCCGTAAAGATATATGACTTAAGCGCGGTAGTCACGGGGATGTTATTCGGCCTTGGTCTTTCGCCGTCTCTGCCTCTTTACATTGCCGCGATAGGCGCGGCGGTCGCCGTGATTGCCGGTAAGCAATTGTTTGGCGGCATGGGCAAGAACCTGTTTAACCCGGCTTTGTTTGGGCGGCTGTTTATTGTTTTGGCCTTTCCCGGCACAATGAGCCCGTGGCTGACTCCTATCGATATGGTTACTTCGGCGACGCCGCTACAGCTACACCGGGCAGGGCAGGCCACGCCCGCTATCCTCGACCTTTTCACAGGTCTAGTGCCCGGCACCATCGGCGAAGCCTCGGCGTTAGCGCTGCTCCTCGGGTTCGCCTATCTCGCTTACCAGAAGTTCGCGAACTGGCGCATCCCGGCGGGGTGCGTGGCTGCCGTAGCAGTATGGGCACTACTCGCCGGAGACAACCCGCTTTTCCATGTCTTCTCCGGCAGCCTGCTTCTCGGCGCCTTGTTTATGGCCACCGACCCGTTTACCTCGCCACGCGCCGACCTCGGCCGCTGGGTGTTCGGTGCGGCAATCGGCCTTGGCATCATGGCCATGCGCTTCTTTAGCCCTCTGCCCGAAGGGACATCTTTCGCTATACTCGGCCTAAACGCCGCTGTGCCGCTCATTAACAAGTACACTGCCAAGAAGAAGAAGCCGCAAACCGCGAAGCGGTGA
- a CDS encoding nucleotidyltransferase domain-containing protein, whose product MRLEFDDLVLAKEYREAVLEAKKRLTEQYAVELLVVFGSVARGEADEESDLDLLVITKEMVTHRDRNVMSDIIFDVNYAYGTNLSLVVVDTFAWNKGVYSLIPLYSEVQRDGVIV is encoded by the coding sequence ATGAGGCTCGAGTTTGACGATCTTGTGCTTGCCAAAGAATACAGGGAGGCCGTGCTAGAGGCTAAGAAGCGACTAACGGAGCAGTATGCTGTGGAGCTACTGGTAGTATTCGGGTCGGTCGCGCGGGGTGAAGCCGATGAGGAGTCAGATCTGGATCTGCTGGTGATTACGAAGGAAATGGTGACCCATCGCGACAGGAATGTCATGTCAGATATTATCTTCGACGTAAATTATGCATATGGAACCAACTTAAGCCTTGTTGTGGTTGACACATTTGCCTGGAATAAAGGCGTCTACTCTCTGATTCCACTCTATTCAGAAGTTCAGAGGGATGGGGTTATTGTATGA
- a CDS encoding NAD(P)/FAD-dependent oxidoreductase, protein MQERVDVAIIGGGPAGIFAAFELLQRRKGLRVIMLEAGADLAERSCPIAERAVNKCVGCVPCDIMRGFGGAGAFSDGKYNLTTEFGGWLQEFLPEQDVLDLIEYVDGINLQFGAPRELYTTKDSALRKQALAFDLHLLQATVRHLGTENNLRILHELHRALSRDLGFAMHFNSPVTKLEPRDGGFVLAVSSQRNEPRSIFADYVIAAPGRAGAEWFAAQCKSLGLSLYNNQVDVGVRVELPYEVFSHITDDVYEAKLVYRTKQYGDSVRTFCMNPRGYVVSENTDGIITVNGHSYRDPALHSRNTNFALLVSNRFTHPFNEPHQYGKRIASFSNLLGGGVLVQRFGDLVQGRRTNDHRLGKSFTKPTLDATPGDLSLVLPKRHLDNIMEMIYALDKLAPGTANDDTLLYGVEVKFYSSRLRLSPELETEVKGLFAVGDGAGVTRGLSQASASGVHVARVLAARLQGC, encoded by the coding sequence GTGCAGGAACGCGTAGATGTAGCCATAATCGGAGGAGGCCCGGCGGGTATTTTTGCCGCGTTTGAGCTGTTGCAGCGCCGCAAAGGACTGCGGGTAATCATGCTTGAGGCCGGTGCAGACCTCGCCGAGCGCAGCTGCCCGATTGCCGAGCGCGCTGTCAACAAGTGTGTAGGGTGTGTACCCTGCGACATTATGCGCGGGTTTGGCGGTGCGGGGGCGTTTTCCGACGGCAAATACAACCTCACTACCGAGTTTGGCGGGTGGCTACAGGAGTTTCTGCCCGAACAAGACGTGCTCGACCTCATAGAGTACGTCGACGGCATAAACCTGCAGTTTGGAGCTCCGCGCGAGCTGTATACGACCAAAGACAGCGCCTTGCGCAAGCAGGCACTTGCTTTTGACCTGCACTTGCTCCAAGCAACCGTGCGGCACCTAGGCACCGAGAACAACCTGCGCATCCTGCACGAACTGCATCGCGCGCTTAGTCGCGACCTCGGATTCGCCATGCACTTTAACTCCCCGGTCACCAAACTTGAGCCCAGAGACGGCGGTTTTGTCTTAGCTGTCTCTTCGCAGCGCAATGAGCCGCGGTCGATTTTCGCAGACTATGTCATTGCCGCACCGGGCCGCGCCGGAGCCGAGTGGTTCGCCGCGCAATGCAAGTCCCTAGGTTTAAGTCTCTACAACAACCAAGTCGACGTCGGCGTGCGTGTCGAGCTCCCCTACGAGGTCTTCAGCCACATCACCGACGACGTCTATGAAGCGAAACTAGTCTACCGTACCAAGCAGTACGGCGATTCCGTGCGCACTTTTTGCATGAACCCACGCGGCTACGTAGTGAGCGAAAACACCGACGGGATTATCACCGTCAACGGGCATAGTTACCGCGACCCGGCACTGCACAGCCGCAACACCAACTTTGCACTACTCGTAAGCAACCGCTTTACGCACCCCTTTAATGAGCCGCACCAATACGGCAAGCGCATCGCATCATTTTCCAACCTGTTGGGCGGGGGGGTTTTGGTGCAGCGCTTTGGTGATTTAGTGCAGGGCAGACGTACGAATGATCACCGGTTAGGAAAGAGCTTCACCAAGCCGACGCTTGACGCCACACCGGGCGACTTAAGTCTGGTTCTGCCCAAGCGCCACTTAGACAACATCATGGAGATGATTTATGCGCTAGACAAGCTTGCCCCCGGCACGGCTAACGACGATACGTTGCTGTACGGGGTGGAAGTTAAGTTTTACAGCTCCCGCCTGCGCTTGTCGCCCGAGCTTGAGACGGAAGTCAAAGGGCTATTCGCCGTAGGCGACGGCGCAGGCGTGACACGCGGCTTATCGCAAGCAAGTGCGAGCGGAGTGCATGTGGCGCGCGTGCTAGCGGCGAGGCTACAGGGCTGCTAG